TTAAACTGTTACCTAGCGCCCAAACATAAAATGACGGAGTTAGGTCAATGAGATTAAAAAGACCACCGTCTTCCTCGCTATTAAGCGATAAAGACGATAATGGTTGGTTAGTCACATACAGTGATGCAATCACGTTATTGCTAGCATTCTTTGTTATTCTGGTCAGTGTATCAGAAGTAAATGAAGGCCGTTTACAAGAGCTCGAACAAGGTATCACATCGATAACCCACACAACTAAGACCTCTATGCCTTTTAGTGAATTGAAAAAAGACATTACGAGTGTACTAGAAAAAAATAACATGGCTGAATTAGTCGATGTCAGTATTGATAAAAAAGGTATCAAAATTGAGTTTTCTAATAAGGCACTTTATGGCTCTGGTGATGCGGAGATCAAATCACAGATGTTACCTGTGATTGATCAAATTGCTGACGCCATTAATAACTCAAATGTCAAAAACCAGCAGATTGAAATTGAAGGTCATACTGACGACATTCCAATCAATACCCTACTCTACCCATCAAACTGGGAGTTATCGAGCGCTCGAGCAGTTGTCATTGTTAAACGACTTGAGCAACAAGGTGTTGAAAAAAATAAACTAAAAGCAGTTGCTTATGCTGACTCAAGACCCAAAGTCGAATTAAGTACAACTAAGGATATAAACGCAGCTAGAGCAGCAAACCGTCGCGCTGTCATTTACATTCGTAGGCCTTAACCTCTTCTGAATTAACTCTCATAAGTCAATATACCCCAACTCGTTGGGGTATATCTTATTTAAACTGACTCTAGCACCTGAACAGCCCTGCTGAAACACAACATACGTAAATCTTAAAGCGAACATCATAGTTAACATATTATGCATGATGGTCTAAGTGTGATGTGAGTTAAATATTACTGCTTAAAGTTTTCCATGGGAATTACTGAAACATTTAACACGATAGAACCAGTGGAAAAACCAAGTGAATCTGAAAGGCCGTTGAAGTGTTGTAAAGTAGATGCCGTTGCGCGACACCTACTTTTATTACTAGATTTATTCTGTGTAGGTTAATTATTACTCAACCAGATATCTGCATTTACTGGGGCTTTATTTTTACGCTTTTTCTTACCGCTGCCTTCAGGTGGAGCCATTGGTATATATGCTTCGATAGTTTCATCTACTTCAAAACCCCCTACTTGCTCACGCTCAAGTCGGATCTTGTTCTTCTTTTCGATGACGCTGAAATGATGATGATCTTCATGGTCGATAAGCGATAATGCTAAGCCCACTTCACCAGCACGGCCACTTCGACCAATACGGTGCATGTAGTCAGATGGACTTCTCGGTAAGTCAAAGTTGATCACCACTGGCAGTTTTTCGATATCTAAACCACGGGCTGCGATATCAGTTGCAATAAGCACTTGAATCTCGCCAGATTTAAATCCGTCAAGCGTACGAATACGAGCGCCTTGCGCTTTATCGCCATGAAACACTTGTGATGTAATGTCACGCTTAGCAAGTTTATCTGCTAAGTGATTACAGCTGTGTTTAGCATTAACAAAAATAAGCACTTGTCGCCATTGATTTTCATTGATCAAATGCGCTAGAACGGCTGTTTTTTCACCTTGGTTAACAGTAAAAACACGCTGAACTAAGGTACTTGCATCCGCACTTTGCAGTTGAATTTCAATTGGATCGTTAAGTAAGGTTTGCGTTAAAGTTTGTACTTTTTCAGGGAAAGTTGCTGAAAATAATAAAATTTGTTTTTTCTTTGGCAACAAAGCTAACAGTGAAGACAACTCCTCTGTAAAGCCTAAACTTAACATACGGTCGGCTTCATCTAACACTAAGGTTTTAACCATATCTAGCTTAATAGCATTACTTGAAATCAAATCGAGTAATCGACCAGGTGTTGCAACCAAAATATCAGTACCGCCGCGTAATGCTAGCATCTGTGTATTTACTGATACACCACCAAAAACAGCAACCGTTTTAATCGCGCCGTTAAAGTGCACTGCATAAGATTTAATGCTGTCTGCAACTTGCTTTGCTAGTTCTCGAGTCGGTACCAAGATCAGTCCAGTAACATAGTTACCTTTACTGCTTGTACTACCCGATTGCTTTTCAGTATGTAAGTGCTGCAGCATAGGCAATGCAAAAGCGGCTGTTTTACCCGAACCGGTATTTGCCCCTGCAATTAAGTCACGTCCCGCTAATACGCTTGGGATAGCTTGCGCTTGAATAGGCGTTGGCTGCTGGTATTCCAGCTCAGTTAATCGCGCTAACAAAGGTGAAATAAGGCCAAGTTCGGTAAAGTTTGCTGGTGCTGTGACAGTTGTCATTAATATATAAAGCTCAGAAATAAGATAATAGCCGACTATTTTAGCGTATTTATGCCCTATTAAGTTAGTGAAATCGATCAAACCTTGCGGTAATGTTATTCAATCTTACTTTTTAATACTTAATATCATATATTTCCCTGCAAAAACGGCAGTGGAGCCATCGACATATAGCTTACCTGTGAATGAGTGAATACAGATCAAAATAATGAGGTTATACCCAATAATTCAACAGGTATACCTCGTATTATATTATCTGTTCATCTTAATATATCGTTGACCGAAGCGTCGAAACAAAGCAAAGCCAGTTAAGAAACCAAGTGATAATAAGCCAGTAGACCTGTTATAAAACCTGAGACATAAATACCATCAGATGTTGTCACATCATTATCGCCCAGTTCATCTTGAATAAAGAAGCCTTGTGGTAAATCATTACCTAAGGCATTAACTTGGATGGCCGTGACAATACCTTCAATTAGGAACGTTTCGTCTGAGATGTATTTTTCAGTTGTAGGATCTGTATAGGGAGAGGACCAACCATTTCCCTGAAGTGCCATAATTGTCGATTCGATAATAGTCTCAGGTTCCCCGCCATTATCAGAACCACCAGCAGATGAGTCTAACGAACCTAAGCCATCGCTATTATTCTTTGCCTTAACAAGCCAGTCTGATTCATTATATATAGTCGTAGCAATGCGACTTTGTCTTACTACCGGTAAGTACCTGTCACACCCGCGATAAGTACTCAGTCACTCCAGCGATAAATCGCTGCGCCAACATAGGGCAACGACGACGTATCAATTTGTAGGCTAGTTCCCTGCCAGATCTTCTGTTTATAATGATGATAACTGAGTAAAAAATGTAATAAGCTATAGCAAGCGCCAATATCGCCTTGCGTAATTTGTGGCGTTAAAAACCGAGTATTAGCATCGTAAAGCCCTGAAATCGCACAGAGTGTATTGTGGCCGACTTGATCTAAGCTTTCATCTCCGGAATGACACAGTGACAAATACTGCACAGGTTGAGTTTGTTTAGCGACAAGATCCGCAATAATCGCAATTAAACCACTTGGAGCATGTCGATCAATCACCACATCCATACCACAATCTAACACCTCTATACCCTGTGACAGCCGAGACAACACAATAAAGACAGCCCCTTCCGAAGCTGGTAATACAACAGAATCATAATCACTGAACTGACCGATAAACTTTAACAAGCCCTGTTCTGTCGCCCAACTGTCTACCGCACCAATCACCACCTGCTCCATACCACTACTGAGTAATACGTCCGCTTGGCGCAATGCCTGATAAAACCCCGCACTCCCCAGCAAGTAATAATGACTATTAGAATGCCTTGTCCACGCAGGTAAAATAGCAATCACAGAATCAATCAAATTATTTTGCATCTGGCTAAATTTAGCATCGACATAAGGCAGTACCATCAATACCGGTGCATCTTGACTTAATTCAATTAAATTCGAGTTGACTAACGCAGCGTTAATCAATATTTGCCATCGGTCAATACGGTTATCGGCCAATTCTGACTGAGTAAATACGACTTGTTTAACGGGTTTAAATTGCGCGTATTCAGCAAGCTCTGTTAAGGCTATATCCGGTGTTAGCCCAGTCAAAACAGAATCGATTGAATTAGGATGACAACCAAATTCACCGGCATAATCGACTACCGTAAATTTCATAGCATCCCTCCGATATTAAACCCTCGCGCATCCGTTAAACGATGTTCAGCCTTCATGCACCAATAGTGATAAGCAGCAACCTCGCATTGAGAAATGTTTCCTTGCTGCCAGATAAAGTCTATATTTGATTCATTAATTGGTTTACCCGCCAATATACGCTCAGGGAATTCATCGCGGTGCAATATCCACCAATCACTCAATGACTGTTTCAACGCCACCAGCAAGTCTACTTGAGATTCAGGTTCGTACTCGCCATATAATTTAGCGGGTAGTTGCGTCTCTAAGTCAGCCCCTAATAAGGTATGCAAAGCAGCAAAAGCAGCGTGACTTAAAAAACCAGCGGTTAACATTTGGATCAACCAAGGAATAAATTGTTTATATCCGCTAAATGCCATGAGTGATAATACAAATTTGGCATTATCGTTATGGGCAGACAATTCATTGATTAAAGCCCCAACCAAACGGCTATCTGCTTGAACAACATATTGTTTCAATAAATATTTGTCTGCTAATAACGCGCTGCATAATACAGGCAAGTTCACAGGAAAAGTGCCTCGACATAAGCTCAATGCTAATAACTTTTTACTATTTTGCGCTGTCGTTTCTGCGTCTAAAAAGTGACTAGACCAGATATGTGATGCTTTGCCCAAATGCTGGTTAATAAAATGAATGCAGGGCTTAATATTATCGACATGAAGAAAATTGAATTGATCGCTAATAACAGGCGTTGCGCTGGCGATAACACATAACAATTCTTGTGTTAACAAGCTCTGCTGTGCTGATGATTGTTTTGCTGTTGCTTCCAGTGTAATAAGCGCAGCAATTAACGCAGCACCATTATGATGTTGTGACCACCATTGCAGACAAACCCTATCGCTACCATTAATCGCAGTGCGATGTTTTACGAGCTCCACTAATTCGGTGACCGTTTGCGCTAATAATAAGTCAAGCCAAGTGGGTTTATCTATATCTAGCGATAATAATGCATCACCTTGCTGCGTTAATAAATAAAACCAACCTGCGGCTTGCTGGTCAAGTTGCTTGAGTTGTAAATGCGTTGACCAACAATTATCAAAGCAACGTTCTCGCTGTTGAAAATAAGTTTCAGCCAGGCCAATCAACGAAAGTAGAGACTTTACATCCATATCAATCCCTAACCTATTAACACAGTCGGAACACCCGCAACAATTTTGCCACCATGTGCAGCGGCATCTCCCATTCGAGCAGCAGGTTTGCCATTAATGAGAACCGTCGAAGATCCTTTCACAATCGTATCTGGTGGTCCACAGCATACCATTTTATCACCCAACCTTGCCGCTGGTAGTCCTCCAATCAGCACAGTAGGCGAACCGATGATCACAGGGCCTCCAATATGAGGCACTATTCCGCTAACTGCAGGGCATACATGAAAACTCGTCATTGTGGCCGCTGGCATTCCCATAAAAATCCTTTTCTAAAACCAGATAATAAAATAAGTTTAATTAATTTTAACGACAGAACCTTTCACAACAACCATTGATCCTTCGATATTAGTTGCAGAGCCTTTAACTTTGACATTTGTGCCTGATATTTCGATATTAACGCCAGAAAGCTTTATCGTTCCGTCACTTTTCATTAATAAGCTAGCCGATCCAACTTCAAGCTTAATCTCCGTTGCAGCCTTAAGTTTAAGTATATTGCCAACATCGAGCATATCGTTATTAGCGATCTTGCTATTACGGTCGTTATTGACGGTTTGCGTTTGATCATTGGTCACTGTCAATGTGTCATTATTGGTGACCGTTGTTGTACGATCATTGCCTACAGTGTCGGTCTGATTATTAACGACCACTAATTTATGATCTTTCTCTGCACGCAAGCCTAACAATTCACTGCCTATTTTGTCTTCGAAAATCAGCTCGTTACAGTTTGCATTACCGTTAGTTGTTGTTGAGTGAGTCCTAATACCGCTTTGAGTTTTGTTGGCCGGTAAAGGATTGGCTGGCATTTGATCGCCATTATAAATAGCACCAATAACAATAGGCTGTGAAGCATCGCCATCTAAGAATGATACCAATACCTCCTGCCCTACACGGGGATAAAAGAATGCGCCCCAGTTTTTACCCGCCCAATTTTGAGAAACTCGGATCCAACAAGAGCTATTCTCGTCTGATGTACCTAGCCTATCCCAATAAAATTTAACTTTAATGCGTCCGTAAGAATCAACATATATCTCGTCCGACGCAGCCCCCGTTACAATGGCTGTTTGCACACCACGAATGATTGGTTTATTTATATTTATAATCGGCTGATAGTTTGGCGTATTTTCAACACAACAAAAATTAGAATTGATCTCCATGCCATTTTTTGAATTAACATCAAGCTGCGAACCTTGACTCGCCATAAAATGGTTGCGTGTAATAAGGAATTCAGGCCCCACAAGGCTTTGTGTTGCGTGCTTAGAAAAAGCAATCACCTTACCACTTTCAATCGTCACATAATTTGAGCTGGCTTTAAAAATAGCTTTGTTTGATTGTAATTGTTCTAAGTGTGTTGCTGAAAATGAATTTGATGCGGCTAAATTTTTATGCCCAGAAACATATTCAAAATGTTCTAAATTATCCTGCCCTGTAAACTCAGCATTAACTGAACTACCGTCAATGTTCATTAAGGGCTGTTCAAAGTTAATCGCTCTTAAGCTCACCTTACCGGGTTTAACTGCGGCCAATGACGACCAAGTGGAGACATAAGCATGAGAAATAATGTCATCTGATTGTAGCAAAGGACTTTCTGCACAGTTCACATGTGAAGTCGTTGAATTTGCTAATATAACGGAATTAGATCCACTGCTTTGCTTAAAGTAAAAATATATACCTTCCTGAGCAAATAATCGAGTCAAAAGTTGATAATCAGTTTCATGATACTGAACGCAGTATTCATAGGGCTTAAATGTAGTACCTGCATTGTTAACAAACTGAATATTATGCTCAGGAAATATTAATGACGCAATATCGATAACGGAGAGGTCTTGAAAGATACGGCAATTACTTCGCATAGTTGCTAACCAAAGCTGCGGTGAAATAATTAAGGTATAACGGTAATATTTACTGGTATTATTCAGTGCTTCATAAGATTGCCCCTGAGAACTGATACTCGTTACAAGACCATTAAAATTTCTTGTGTAGTTGCCAGAAGAATCTTTAACAGCAAGTTCAATGGTTACCGATTGACCCAGTAGCGCTTGGTAATCCAGCTCACTATTTGTGGTATACACCGAGGCATTAATTTCGTACAAAGCAGATATGCTTTCTTGCATTGATACGGCCGTAATATGTAAGGCGTCACCACCCAATGGTGTGGTGATTTTCATCATTGAATGTTGTTGAGTAGCCGCTGCCATTTTATTTCCTAACTGAACAAGTGTAACGAAACAGTTGGGCAACTGTTTAAGTCACCCAACTGTGAAACCAGCAAACTTACATTTGTTGGCCAGTTACACCGCTGTAACCATATACAAGTGGTGCTTGTACATTGTTCTGATCATCAGTCGGCGTTACAGTCATCATCATTTCTGTATAACTAATTGTAATCGTTTCTAAAGGACGGTCACCTTGAACAGAAACTTGGTAGCCGCTGATCATTGCATCTGTAAGTTCAATTTTCATGATCTCTTCGATGCCTTTACCCTGCTTAGTAATGTGGAAGATTGCACTTTTACCTTTACCAATTGTCGATTCTTTAAATAGCTCAGGTGACGCTTTATCCTGTAATTTTGTAATCGTTATATCATTAAGCTTTGCAGAACTTGCTTCACGATCTTGCGCAGTACCAGTATAAGAACTTAATACACGAGTTGTACCGAAGTCTAACGATAATACTGTGATTAAATCTGGGAATTCTTTAGCAGTAGATTCACCAGCAATCCCTTCATAATTTAAATACGTATTTGCTTGCATTTTATCATCCTTTTAAATTGCTTAAATAAGCTTTTCATTACAATAGTTTTATCAAAAAAACCATCTCTAAAATATATTTCAAATTACCAGCCAGTTTACTTAACACTATAATAAATAAACAAATCTGCGCTTCAACAGCTGATTACATTATCTAAATTACCACTCTGTAATACAAGTTTTCCAAGTATGCTTTCACCCTATAAAAAGAATGGTTTTCTATCTCATACTTTTCGTTCTAAATGAGCGTGATAATGAATTTTTCTTCATTC
This Moritella sp. 5 DNA region includes the following protein-coding sequences:
- a CDS encoding OmpA family protein, coding for MRLKRPPSSSLLSDKDDNGWLVTYSDAITLLLAFFVILVSVSEVNEGRLQELEQGITSITHTTKTSMPFSELKKDITSVLEKNNMAELVDVSIDKKGIKIEFSNKALYGSGDAEIKSQMLPVIDQIADAINNSNVKNQQIEIEGHTDDIPINTLLYPSNWELSSARAVVIVKRLEQQGVEKNKLKAVAYADSRPKVELSTTKDINAARAANRRAVIYIRRP
- a CDS encoding DEAD/DEAH box helicase yields the protein MTTVTAPANFTELGLISPLLARLTELEYQQPTPIQAQAIPSVLAGRDLIAGANTGSGKTAAFALPMLQHLHTEKQSGSTSSKGNYVTGLILVPTRELAKQVADSIKSYAVHFNGAIKTVAVFGGVSVNTQMLALRGGTDILVATPGRLLDLISSNAIKLDMVKTLVLDEADRMLSLGFTEELSSLLALLPKKKQILLFSATFPEKVQTLTQTLLNDPIEIQLQSADASTLVQRVFTVNQGEKTAVLAHLINENQWRQVLIFVNAKHSCNHLADKLAKRDITSQVFHGDKAQGARIRTLDGFKSGEIQVLIATDIAARGLDIEKLPVVINFDLPRSPSDYMHRIGRSGRAGEVGLALSLIDHEDHHHFSVIEKKNKIRLEREQVGGFEVDETIEAYIPMAPPEGSGKKKRKNKAPVNADIWLSNN
- a CDS encoding PAAR domain-containing protein; protein product: MGMPAATMTSFHVCPAVSGIVPHIGGPVIIGSPTVLIGGLPAARLGDKMVCCGPPDTIVKGSSTVLINGKPAARMGDAAAHGGKIVAGVPTVLIG
- a CDS encoding type VI secretion system Vgr family protein; this encodes MAAATQQHSMMKITTPLGGDALHITAVSMQESISALYEINASVYTTNSELDYQALLGQSVTIELAVKDSSGNYTRNFNGLVTSISSQGQSYEALNNTSKYYRYTLIISPQLWLATMRSNCRIFQDLSVIDIASLIFPEHNIQFVNNAGTTFKPYEYCVQYHETDYQLLTRLFAQEGIYFYFKQSSGSNSVILANSTTSHVNCAESPLLQSDDIISHAYVSTWSSLAAVKPGKVSLRAINFEQPLMNIDGSSVNAEFTGQDNLEHFEYVSGHKNLAASNSFSATHLEQLQSNKAIFKASSNYVTIESGKVIAFSKHATQSLVGPEFLITRNHFMASQGSQLDVNSKNGMEINSNFCCVENTPNYQPIININKPIIRGVQTAIVTGAASDEIYVDSYGRIKVKFYWDRLGTSDENSSCWIRVSQNWAGKNWGAFFYPRVGQEVLVSFLDGDASQPIVIGAIYNGDQMPANPLPANKTQSGIRTHSTTTNGNANCNELIFEDKIGSELLGLRAEKDHKLVVVNNQTDTVGNDRTTTVTNNDTLTVTNDQTQTVNNDRNSKIANNDMLDVGNILKLKAATEIKLEVGSASLLMKSDGTIKLSGVNIEISGTNVKVKGSATNIEGSMVVVKGSVVKIN
- a CDS encoding type VI secretion system tube protein Hcp — its product is MQANTYLNYEGIAGESTAKEFPDLITVLSLDFGTTRVLSSYTGTAQDREASSAKLNDITITKLQDKASPELFKESTIGKGKSAIFHITKQGKGIEEIMKIELTDAMISGYQVSVQGDRPLETITISYTEMMMTVTPTDDQNNVQAPLVYGYSGVTGQQM